From Geovibrio ferrireducens, one genomic window encodes:
- the pseB gene encoding UDP-N-acetylglucosamine 4,6-dehydratase (inverting) codes for MNIDGKTVLVTGGTGSFGKKFIRYILENHSPRKVIVYSRDEYKQYVMQGDFASHLSKMRFFIGDVRDRERMYRAFDGVDIVVHAAALKQVPAAEYNPMEAIKTNITGAENVIDAAIDRGVEKVIALSTDKAVHPVNLYGATKLVSDKLFTSANAYAGSKKTKFSVVRYGNVAGSRGSVIPFFKKLIESGEKTLPITDFRMTRFWITLEEGVQMVMRGIEEAKGGEVYVAKIPSFNVTDLAKAMLPGAQLKEIGIREGEKMHEEMITVEDAPMTYEYGNYYIIYPNYSWWSLERHFTEGGKRVQPEFFYKSDTNVHFLSVEELSEWTAKIGTVD; via the coding sequence ATGAACATTGACGGCAAAACGGTTCTTGTAACCGGAGGAACAGGTTCCTTCGGTAAAAAGTTTATAAGGTATATTCTCGAAAACCATAGTCCCAGAAAGGTTATTGTATATTCCAGAGACGAGTATAAACAGTATGTCATGCAGGGTGACTTCGCCTCGCATCTATCCAAAATGCGCTTTTTCATAGGCGATGTGCGGGACAGGGAAAGGATGTACCGTGCCTTTGACGGTGTGGATATTGTTGTTCATGCTGCCGCACTGAAACAGGTTCCCGCTGCCGAATATAACCCTATGGAAGCAATAAAGACCAATATAACCGGAGCAGAAAACGTTATTGATGCCGCAATTGACAGAGGCGTGGAGAAAGTTATTGCTCTTTCCACGGACAAGGCTGTCCACCCGGTCAACCTTTACGGAGCGACCAAGCTTGTGTCTGACAAACTGTTTACATCAGCCAACGCTTATGCGGGCTCAAAAAAAACCAAGTTCAGCGTTGTGCGCTACGGAAATGTAGCTGGCAGCCGCGGCTCGGTTATTCCCTTTTTCAAAAAGCTCATAGAGAGCGGCGAAAAGACCCTCCCAATAACCGACTTCCGTATGACCCGCTTCTGGATCACCCTTGAAGAAGGGGTGCAGATGGTTATGCGCGGAATAGAAGAGGCGAAGGGGGGTGAGGTTTATGTGGCTAAGATCCCCTCTTTCAATGTCACTGATCTGGCAAAGGCTATGCTGCCCGGCGCTCAGCTTAAGGAGATCGGCATACGCGAAGGGGAGAAGATGCATGAGGAGATGATAACCGTTGAGGACGCTCCCATGACTTACGAATACGGAAACTACTACATTATATATCCCAACTATTCATGGTGGTCGCTGGAAAGGCACTTCACGGAAGGCGGGAAAAGAGTTCAGCCTGAGTTTTTCTACAAGTCAGACACCAATGTGCATTTCCTCTCCGTTGAGGAACTCAGTGAGTGGACTGCGAAAATAGGCACAGTGGACTGA
- a CDS encoding glycosyltransferase family protein: MRLGIIIQARMGSSRLPGKILKKLPEKGGRTALEHVVRRCLMVKEASEVIVATTTEEADLMVVNEAARLGVRSFRGSEDDVLERYYLAAKAAGLEAVMRITSDCPCHDPEVLGDMVRKFTGSRADYASNTVTRSYPHGLDAEVFTFEALEKAYKEAELKQYREHVTPYLYKSGIFKTVQLVQDKNTSDIRVTLDTPEDYALLTAVFEFLGDDFGLRELEELFAEKPWLSYITKPVVQKAVFSGEKEELEAAVRLLEKQDMFRAAAVIKREIN, encoded by the coding sequence ATGCGTCTTGGGATAATAATTCAGGCACGCATGGGCTCAAGCAGGCTGCCCGGCAAGATACTTAAAAAACTGCCCGAAAAAGGCGGCAGAACAGCCCTTGAGCATGTGGTGCGCCGCTGCCTTATGGTTAAGGAAGCATCGGAAGTAATAGTGGCAACCACCACCGAAGAGGCTGATCTCATGGTGGTGAACGAAGCTGCAAGGCTTGGAGTCCGCTCCTTCCGGGGGAGCGAGGATGATGTTCTGGAACGCTACTATCTTGCGGCAAAGGCGGCAGGGCTGGAGGCTGTTATGCGCATAACCTCAGACTGCCCGTGCCATGACCCCGAAGTGCTGGGTGATATGGTAAGGAAGTTCACCGGAAGCCGGGCGGATTATGCTTCAAACACCGTAACCCGCTCTTACCCCCACGGGCTGGATGCGGAGGTGTTCACCTTTGAGGCTCTTGAAAAGGCGTATAAAGAGGCGGAGCTTAAACAGTACCGTGAGCATGTGACGCCCTATCTGTATAAATCAGGCATATTTAAGACTGTACAGCTTGTTCAGGATAAAAATACATCAGACATAAGAGTAACTCTGGACACACCGGAGGACTACGCCCTTCTGACAGCGGTTTTCGAGTTTCTTGGGGATGATTTCGGACTCCGGGAGCTTGAGGAGCTCTTTGCTGAGAAGCCGTGGCTCTCATATATCACTAAGCCTGTTGTGCAGAAGGCGGTTTTCTCAGGTGAGAAGGAAGAACTGGAAGCCGCGGTCAGGCTCCTTGAAAAGCAGGATATGTTCAGGGCGGCGGCTGTTATTAAAAGAGAGATAAATTGA
- the phsC gene encoding thiosulfate reductase cytochrome B subunit — protein sequence MINIWGSDINYTPDYWPLWLVILAVLAALTLAGVAGHFMLRKVLAPKREAAGEHKLYLYSLPVRVWHWLNALLFAVLLATGLTNHFGPSPMLVKIHHIAGQVFVAVWIYFIVINIFTGNGKHYLIQLSGFTGRIIRQGMFYLFGIMKGEPHPFHSSETCKFNPLQQVAYAGVVYVLMPILAVSGLLALYPEFMGLAGMKGMAVRVHLAFGVISLIFIIAHLYLCTCGGYMTQLLKGMIDGYHREDSSEKH from the coding sequence ATGATCAATATTTGGGGTTCCGATATAAATTACACACCGGATTACTGGCCTCTGTGGCTTGTTATCCTTGCAGTGCTTGCAGCTCTTACACTTGCAGGTGTTGCGGGGCATTTTATGCTGAGAAAGGTATTAGCGCCGAAGCGTGAGGCAGCTGGAGAGCATAAGCTTTATCTCTACAGCCTTCCCGTCCGTGTGTGGCACTGGCTTAACGCTCTGCTGTTTGCGGTGCTTCTTGCCACAGGGCTTACAAACCATTTCGGCCCTTCGCCCATGCTGGTGAAAATACACCACATCGCAGGACAGGTTTTTGTTGCGGTATGGATATACTTCATAGTCATAAACATATTTACAGGCAACGGAAAGCACTACCTGATACAGCTCAGCGGCTTCACAGGCAGAATCATCAGACAGGGTATGTTCTATCTTTTCGGAATAATGAAGGGTGAACCGCATCCTTTTCATTCCTCGGAAACATGCAAGTTCAACCCGCTCCAGCAGGTTGCCTACGCAGGTGTGGTATATGTGCTTATGCCCATTCTTGCCGTAAGCGGACTTCTTGCTCTTTATCCTGAGTTCATGGGGCTTGCCGGAATGAAAGGGATGGCGGTCAGGGTGCACCTTGCTTTCGGCGTAATTTCGCTGATATTCATCATAGCACACCTCTACCTCTGCACATGCGGCGGGTATATGACACAGCTTCTCAAAGGCATGATAGACGGTTACCACAGGGAAGACAGTTCAGAGAAACACTGA
- the pseC gene encoding UDP-4-amino-4,6-dideoxy-N-acetyl-beta-L-altrosamine transaminase: MSLKRIIPYGRQEITEEDIKAVAETLRSDYLTQGPKVAEFEEKLASYCGAKFAVAFSNGTAALHGAYYAAGLRKGDSFITSPMTFAATANAGLYLGASPVFCDIEPDTGNIDSDRIPALINKSVKLIAPVHYSGMPADMAEIRAIADERKLMVIEDACHALGAVYKGERIGNCAYSDMAVFSFHPVKHVATGEGGAVLTNNKNLRDTLLIFRSHGITRDNLINEPHGGWYHEMQELGYNYRMTDIQCALGISQLSRAESSLGKRRLMAAKYDAVFSDVKGVKTPPHREGRQNAYHLYPLRMEHGRKEVYDLLREKGVHAQVHYLPVYMHPYYRANGFENFTLPEAEKFYKSELSIPMFPSLTDEEQDYVTESVREALKCVLG; this comes from the coding sequence GTGTCCCTAAAAAGAATCATCCCCTACGGAAGACAGGAAATCACGGAAGAAGATATAAAAGCCGTGGCAGAAACCCTCCGCTCGGACTACCTCACTCAGGGGCCGAAAGTTGCCGAGTTTGAGGAAAAGCTTGCATCATACTGCGGTGCAAAGTTCGCTGTGGCTTTCTCCAACGGAACAGCAGCTCTCCACGGCGCATATTACGCCGCAGGGCTGAGAAAAGGCGACAGCTTCATCACCTCCCCCATGACATTCGCAGCAACAGCAAACGCAGGGCTTTACCTCGGCGCTTCCCCTGTATTCTGCGATATAGAGCCTGACACAGGCAATATCGATTCAGACCGAATCCCCGCCCTTATCAATAAATCAGTTAAACTCATCGCCCCTGTCCATTACTCCGGCATGCCTGCTGATATGGCTGAGATACGCGCCATAGCAGATGAAAGGAAACTCATGGTGATTGAGGACGCATGCCATGCTCTGGGCGCAGTATACAAGGGTGAAAGAATAGGGAACTGCGCTTATTCGGATATGGCGGTTTTCAGCTTCCACCCGGTAAAGCATGTTGCAACCGGTGAGGGGGGAGCCGTTCTCACTAATAATAAAAATCTGCGTGATACGCTCCTTATTTTCCGCAGCCACGGAATCACAAGGGATAATCTGATAAACGAACCCCACGGCGGCTGGTATCACGAGATGCAGGAACTGGGCTACAACTACCGCATGACGGATATTCAGTGCGCACTGGGAATAAGCCAGCTTTCAAGAGCCGAAAGCTCTTTGGGGAAGCGCAGACTCATGGCAGCAAAATACGATGCCGTTTTCAGTGATGTTAAAGGGGTGAAAACCCCTCCTCACAGGGAAGGCAGACAGAACGCATACCACCTTTATCCGCTTCGTATGGAGCATGGGCGTAAAGAGGTTTACGACCTGCTCCGGGAAAAGGGGGTACACGCTCAGGTGCATTATCTGCCGGTGTATATGCACCCGTACTACAGGGCGAACGGATTTGAAAATTTCACTCTGCCGGAGGCGGAAAAATTCTATAAATCAGAGCTCAGCATACCCATGTTTCCGTCACTCACGGATGAAGAGCAGGACTATGTAACAGAATCTGTCAGGGAGGCGCTGAAATGCGTCTTGGGATAA
- a CDS encoding flagellin N-terminal helical domain-containing protein has product MAMYINTNVPSLTAQRYLGQTNNDISKSLERLSSGLRINSASDDASGLAISEKLRGQISGLKRASLNAQDGISLLQTAEGGLQNIQDMLQRMRELAVQAGNGVYTTNDRAEIQKEVDQLKEEINRISSSTEFNTKKLLNGNSTALWSSDSSSLNAIVKGAVAEGNYNLNVTVDPGKNYVYKSDVMTLNEDAIGAEIVTAGGNANGTNVGFVSDPNTLASTGTAYYTVTVGAGADTGSAVVTLSAYRQAGSNFSTATTWATGGGTVGDSGYLLLEAKTNFTVSGTTANYTFKATFINAKTGAETSVEIQGGDDGAGNLVFDLADITGAGFSGELSFAIGTDAKFQSGDKILLSTTEAVDTSTTSGGGTIQLSGGAAGTTGPTLSYGNNELTKADNGDTTIDYNSVTIYHAVLNETTGNLDVGNLTLNFRENTGTLTAYGSTDAGTFDLQILGGGEAAASTTKLKDIARFTTDDGVNIFAAGPQELTIYGNGKSATIYIEGDDTISDFETKLSEAIVNGLGMGATSSTSDEATTVNNNLVNYVSTGDDTANTNEALEGTFVIQTARLGEESKLSFIGDQNFINALSLATIQKGENSEMTIKVTDAHTGKFIGSDKVNDGTLRGVIQGVDVKVDSNVGVDISWDSTKKELSFTATGESEDIKLHLVDNAMKMQIGANEGQTILANIPQINTTSLGIDDILMVDQDLAQKAITKLDKALGNVSGVRATIGAQINRLEYTMTGLDTTRENLTAAESRIRDLDIADEMARFTKNQILAQSNIAMLSQANALPQMALSLIG; this is encoded by the coding sequence ATGGCAATGTATATCAATACTAATGTTCCGTCTCTCACCGCGCAGAGATATCTGGGACAGACAAACAACGACATCTCAAAATCTCTTGAAAGACTCTCAAGCGGTCTTAGAATCAACTCGGCATCGGACGACGCATCCGGTCTTGCCATTTCTGAGAAATTAAGGGGACAGATAAGCGGCCTCAAAAGAGCCTCGCTGAACGCCCAGGACGGTATTTCACTTCTTCAGACCGCAGAAGGCGGTTTGCAGAACATTCAGGACATGCTTCAGAGAATGAGAGAGCTCGCTGTTCAGGCGGGCAACGGTGTTTACACCACGAACGACAGAGCTGAGATCCAGAAAGAGGTTGACCAGCTCAAGGAAGAGATCAACAGAATATCCTCTTCTACGGAGTTCAACACCAAGAAGCTTCTTAACGGAAACTCAACTGCTCTCTGGTCTTCAGACAGCTCTTCACTGAATGCCATTGTTAAGGGTGCAGTCGCCGAAGGCAACTACAATCTTAACGTCACTGTAGACCCCGGTAAAAACTATGTCTACAAGTCAGACGTTATGACCCTTAACGAAGACGCTATAGGAGCGGAAATTGTAACTGCAGGCGGAAACGCCAACGGAACCAACGTGGGTTTTGTAAGTGATCCCAACACACTTGCCTCCACAGGCACAGCTTACTACACAGTAACAGTGGGCGCGGGTGCGGACACAGGCTCTGCTGTGGTTACTCTCAGCGCGTACAGGCAGGCTGGCTCTAACTTCAGCACAGCAACCACGTGGGCAACTGGCGGTGGTACAGTGGGCGATTCCGGTTACCTCCTGCTTGAAGCCAAAACAAACTTCACCGTGTCAGGTACTACAGCGAACTACACCTTTAAAGCCACCTTCATCAATGCGAAGACAGGTGCTGAAACTTCGGTTGAAATTCAGGGCGGAGATGACGGTGCGGGCAACCTTGTTTTTGATCTTGCCGACATCACAGGTGCAGGTTTCTCAGGCGAACTTTCCTTCGCAATAGGAACAGATGCCAAGTTCCAGTCCGGGGACAAAATACTCCTCAGCACAACAGAGGCAGTTGATACTTCAACTACTTCCGGCGGCGGTACTATCCAGCTTTCCGGCGGCGCTGCGGGGACAACAGGACCGACTCTGTCCTACGGCAATAATGAACTGACTAAGGCCGACAACGGCGACACCACAATAGACTACAACAGCGTAACAATTTATCACGCCGTTCTCAACGAGACCACAGGCAATCTTGATGTGGGCAACCTGACTCTCAACTTCAGAGAGAACACAGGAACACTGACAGCTTACGGTTCAACCGATGCCGGAACTTTTGACCTTCAGATTCTCGGAGGCGGCGAGGCTGCTGCGAGCACCACAAAGCTGAAAGATATAGCCAGATTCACAACTGATGACGGTGTTAATATCTTTGCAGCCGGTCCTCAGGAACTGACAATTTACGGTAACGGCAAATCAGCTACCATTTATATCGAAGGTGATGACACAATCTCCGATTTTGAAACAAAGCTTTCAGAAGCTATAGTGAACGGTCTCGGCATGGGTGCAACATCAAGCACAAGTGATGAAGCCACAACCGTAAACAACAACCTCGTGAACTATGTTTCAACCGGGGATGACACTGCCAACACTAATGAAGCTCTTGAAGGAACTTTCGTTATTCAGACTGCACGTCTGGGTGAAGAGAGCAAGCTTTCCTTCATCGGCGACCAGAACTTCATTAATGCCCTTTCGCTTGCCACAATCCAGAAAGGTGAAAACAGCGAAATGACAATTAAAGTCACTGATGCACACACAGGCAAGTTCATCGGCTCCGATAAGGTTAATGACGGAACTCTCAGAGGAGTTATTCAGGGTGTTGATGTCAAAGTGGACAGCAATGTAGGTGTGGATATAAGCTGGGATTCAACCAAAAAAGAACTTAGCTTTACGGCAACAGGCGAAAGCGAGGACATCAAGCTCCATCTTGTTGATAACGCCATGAAAATGCAGATCGGTGCTAACGAAGGGCAGACTATCCTTGCGAACATACCGCAGATAAATACTACCTCTCTCGGTATAGATGACATTCTCATGGTTGATCAGGATCTTGCTCAGAAAGCTATCACTAAGCTGGACAAGGCTCTCGGCAATGTTTCCGGTGTCAGGGCGACGATCGGTGCTCAGATCAACAGGCTTGAATACACTATGACAGGCCTTGACACAACAAGAGAAAACCTGACAGCAGCTGAATCAAGGATACGCGACCTTGACATAGCTGATGAGATGGCCAGGTTCACTAAAAACCAGATTCTGGCTCAGTCGAACATTGCCATGCTTTCGCAGGCTAATGCTCTTCCGCAGATGGCTCTTTCGCTTATAGGGTAA
- a CDS encoding PseG/SpsG family protein: MKTGIFTSAGKGIGYGHYGRCRALKEGFAEKSIDADLFIHGECDRGIAGEDSVITDWIKDVSLCKGYDVCIVDSYLTTEEQLNKIASYGALCVFIDDCMRLDYPEGIVLNGSVYAEQLPYAGKPSQMILAGSRYAMLRRPFWDFDDYGENRSGIFLSAGGSGAEEISAHICRLLLDNTDADIFIISGSKPVDSPRVHAFFGLSAAEMADLMSARLFAVSAAGQTSYELARTAVPSVLFGFAENQRINLENWEKTGFALSVGFYGNKNFDNIMKRALTDIQDTDKNRAMSALGPLYVDGQGVRRVVSMIAEVTQ; this comes from the coding sequence TTGAAAACAGGAATCTTTACCTCCGCAGGAAAAGGGATAGGCTACGGCCACTACGGCAGATGCCGCGCGCTGAAAGAAGGCTTCGCGGAAAAGAGCATTGATGCGGATCTGTTCATTCATGGAGAATGCGACAGAGGCATAGCGGGTGAAGATTCCGTCATAACCGACTGGATAAAGGATGTAAGCCTCTGCAAGGGCTATGATGTCTGCATTGTGGATTCATACCTCACAACGGAGGAGCAGCTTAATAAAATCGCCTCATACGGTGCATTGTGCGTATTTATTGACGACTGCATGCGGCTTGACTATCCGGAAGGGATAGTGCTCAACGGCTCTGTTTATGCGGAACAGCTTCCCTATGCTGGCAAGCCGTCCCAGATGATCCTTGCAGGAAGCAGATACGCCATGCTCCGCAGACCATTCTGGGATTTTGATGACTACGGTGAGAACAGAAGCGGAATATTCTTAAGTGCGGGCGGCTCCGGAGCAGAGGAAATTTCCGCTCATATATGCAGATTGCTCCTTGATAACACAGACGCGGATATATTTATTATAAGCGGGAGCAAGCCTGTGGATTCACCCCGCGTCCATGCATTTTTCGGTCTCAGCGCCGCAGAGATGGCGGATTTGATGTCCGCCCGGCTGTTTGCGGTTTCCGCAGCGGGGCAGACATCATACGAGCTGGCGCGCACTGCGGTTCCTTCTGTTCTGTTCGGGTTTGCCGAAAACCAGAGGATTAATCTGGAAAACTGGGAGAAAACAGGCTTCGCTTTATCAGTGGGCTTTTACGGGAATAAAAATTTTGATAATATTATGAAACGGGCACTCACGGATATACAAGATACGGACAAAAACCGCGCTATGTCGGCCCTCGGTCCTCTTTATGTAGACGGGCAGGGGGTGCGCAGGGTGGTCAGTATGATTGCGGAGGTGACGCAGTGA
- a CDS encoding formyltransferase family protein, with translation MKVAVLTNNEVSRPLIDWLRETGEDVEVISEKIDLHMLERIQPDLIVSYSYRYIIGEDVISAMNGGIINLHISYLPWNKGADPNIWSFLENTPKGVTIHKIDEGLDTGEILVQEELVFNEAEETLASSYEKLHEAMLDMFRANWKYLREKRIIPARQKKGGSCHKSADLDKYRHIIAEHGYTIPVKEFKRLCAEIK, from the coding sequence GTGAAGGTTGCCGTTCTTACAAATAATGAGGTTTCAAGACCGCTTATAGACTGGCTCAGGGAAACAGGCGAGGATGTGGAGGTGATCAGCGAAAAGATCGATCTCCACATGCTGGAAAGGATACAGCCTGATCTCATAGTGAGCTACAGCTACAGATACATAATCGGGGAGGATGTGATCAGCGCCATGAACGGCGGGATCATAAACCTGCATATATCTTACCTGCCGTGGAACAAGGGGGCAGACCCCAATATATGGAGCTTTCTGGAAAACACCCCGAAGGGTGTGACCATACATAAAATAGACGAAGGTCTGGACACGGGCGAAATCCTTGTTCAGGAGGAGCTGGTGTTCAACGAGGCGGAGGAGACCCTTGCCAGCTCATACGAAAAGCTGCATGAGGCCATGCTGGATATGTTCAGGGCAAACTGGAAATACCTGCGGGAAAAAAGGATCATCCCCGCCAGACAGAAAAAGGGCGGCTCCTGCCATAAATCAGCAGACCTTGATAAATACAGGCATATAATAGCTGAGCATGGGTACACAATCCCTGTGAAAGAGTTTAAGAGACTCTGTGCGGAGATAAAATGA
- the pseI gene encoding pseudaminic acid synthase produces the protein MNKAVNIGGHTISEDSPAFIIAELSCNHLQNYALAEKTIIAIREAGADAVKLQTYTPDTITLKCSDDIFRISHGTLWDSKTFYELYGEAYTPWEWQPKLKKLADELGMVCFSSPFDFTAVDFLEKMDVPAYKIASFEINDIPLLEYVASKGKPVIISTGIAHLDDIELAVNTVRNAGNEQIILLKCTSAYPAKPEEANLLTMPDMASRFGVIAGVSDHSEGSLVPVVSVSLGAKVIEKHFILDRKLGGPDAAFSMEPQEFKKMVQDVRTAEASLGRADYVLTEKAEKNRIFSRSLFIAEDVKKGEEITPRNLRSVRPSNGLHTKHYKELLGKKAAKDIRKGTPASFDLFTG, from the coding sequence ATGAACAAGGCTGTAAACATAGGCGGACACACAATATCTGAGGACAGTCCGGCTTTTATCATAGCGGAGCTTTCCTGCAATCACCTCCAGAACTATGCTCTTGCGGAAAAAACAATCATAGCGATCAGGGAAGCCGGAGCGGATGCTGTTAAGCTCCAGACCTACACGCCGGATACCATAACCCTTAAGTGCTCTGATGACATTTTCCGCATATCCCACGGAACACTGTGGGACTCTAAAACCTTCTACGAACTCTACGGGGAGGCTTACACCCCTTGGGAATGGCAGCCGAAGCTGAAAAAGCTTGCGGATGAACTGGGGATGGTGTGCTTCTCCAGCCCGTTTGACTTTACCGCGGTGGACTTTCTGGAGAAGATGGATGTTCCGGCGTATAAAATCGCTTCTTTTGAAATAAACGATATACCCCTTCTGGAATATGTGGCTTCAAAAGGCAAGCCTGTCATAATATCCACGGGGATAGCTCACCTGGATGACATAGAGCTTGCTGTCAATACGGTGCGCAATGCGGGCAATGAGCAGATAATACTGCTGAAATGCACCAGCGCATACCCCGCAAAGCCTGAGGAGGCCAACCTGCTCACCATGCCGGACATGGCTTCCCGTTTCGGTGTCATAGCAGGTGTCAGCGACCACTCGGAGGGTTCCCTTGTGCCTGTGGTATCAGTGAGCCTCGGCGCTAAGGTGATAGAGAAGCACTTCATTCTGGACAGAAAGCTCGGAGGGCCTGACGCGGCTTTTTCCATGGAGCCTCAGGAGTTTAAAAAGATGGTGCAGGATGTGCGCACCGCTGAGGCCTCCCTTGGCAGGGCGGACTACGTGCTCACGGAGAAGGCGGAAAAAAACCGTATTTTCTCCCGCTCACTCTTCATAGCGGAGGATGTGAAAAAAGGTGAGGAGATCACCCCCCGGAACCTCCGTTCCGTCAGACCTTCAAACGGGCTGCACACTAAGCACTACAAAGAGCTTTTGGGGAAAAAAGCTGCAAAGGACATCAGGAAAGGCACTCCCGCATCATTTGACCTTTTTACCGGGTAG
- a CDS encoding motility associated factor glycosyltransferase family protein: MIKQKNMQALKERRPELYNLVMNTSQSSKYKLIHSEHQKRYPNLIFSEKGMIFYDNKDPLAGSRKLIADKRINVPNLAVFLGMGLLYNLMNYMDMFAAQPDSCLIVIEKDPELFALVIEYIDFEKYIRDERVYLVIGKRPEELYPIMNSLMNIGSNKFFAKAINYIEEPVAFVSAKDYYLGAVRTMNDAVKEVMLFYGNDPLDSLIGIDHTFVNIKEIIEYPGIDDLAGKFSGRPGIVVATGPSLNKNIHLLDGLYDKAVICAVDASVRVMKKHGFKPHLTTSLERVEATSRLFEGLSEEDVKDVFLAACPVIHPLTYENFKGDRIVVYRNFSTFEWLNIPKGTLNIGPSSANMAFKVLEHLGCNPIILIGQDLAFGEDDITHATGSTYGEKEQQYLTQRKNLMVEGNYIPQIKTTNVWDAFRKFYMKDIAGFKGKVINATEGGAKIHGAELMTFAEAIDRHIKDVQPADIPSLIRGFLHKPDKAEATGYYEKTLAKVQESIDYCESAMKRFYDGYLLCVEYKEKIADPYKESGIYDSEKGFPLIKQTESLNSIFSERQFFYILMHYVQAYYIRAMVEVQGIRANHDKAEDKNNAIMIVMKDMLAVMVELIKKMLNMLYVLKALLESNLKKMKEENGEA; the protein is encoded by the coding sequence ATGATAAAACAAAAAAATATGCAGGCGCTCAAAGAACGCCGCCCCGAACTTTACAACCTTGTGATGAACACTTCCCAGTCATCTAAATACAAACTGATACATTCCGAGCACCAGAAACGCTATCCCAACCTTATATTCAGTGAAAAAGGGATGATTTTCTATGACAACAAGGACCCGCTGGCAGGCTCCAGAAAACTCATAGCCGACAAAAGGATAAATGTGCCTAACCTTGCTGTTTTTCTCGGCATGGGGCTTTTGTACAACCTGATGAACTATATGGACATGTTCGCAGCGCAGCCGGACTCCTGCTTAATTGTGATAGAGAAAGACCCGGAGCTTTTTGCGCTTGTTATAGAGTACATTGACTTTGAAAAATACATCCGCGATGAGCGCGTCTATCTTGTTATAGGAAAGAGACCGGAGGAGCTTTACCCTATAATGAACTCGCTGATGAACATAGGCAGCAACAAGTTTTTCGCAAAAGCAATAAACTATATAGAAGAACCTGTGGCATTTGTTTCCGCAAAGGACTACTACCTTGGCGCAGTACGCACAATGAATGATGCGGTTAAAGAAGTAATGCTTTTTTACGGAAACGACCCCCTCGATTCACTCATAGGTATTGACCACACCTTCGTAAATATCAAAGAAATAATAGAATATCCGGGCATTGACGACCTTGCGGGAAAATTCAGCGGAAGGCCGGGCATTGTAGTCGCCACGGGGCCGTCGCTTAACAAAAATATTCATCTTCTGGACGGACTTTATGACAAGGCGGTTATCTGCGCGGTGGATGCATCTGTCCGGGTAATGAAAAAACACGGATTCAAACCCCACCTCACCACATCACTTGAAAGGGTTGAGGCTACCAGCAGGCTGTTTGAAGGCCTCAGCGAAGAGGACGTGAAGGATGTGTTCCTTGCCGCCTGCCCGGTAATTCACCCGCTGACCTATGAAAACTTCAAAGGGGATCGGATAGTTGTTTACAGGAACTTCTCCACATTTGAATGGCTTAATATACCGAAGGGAACGCTTAATATTGGCCCATCATCCGCAAATATGGCATTTAAGGTTCTGGAGCACCTCGGCTGCAACCCGATTATTCTCATCGGGCAGGATCTCGCCTTCGGCGAGGATGATATAACCCACGCCACGGGCAGCACATACGGAGAAAAGGAGCAGCAGTACCTCACTCAGAGAAAGAACCTTATGGTGGAAGGAAACTATATTCCCCAGATAAAGACCACAAATGTGTGGGATGCTTTCCGTAAGTTCTACATGAAGGACATCGCCGGATTCAAAGGCAAGGTCATAAACGCCACAGAGGGCGGAGCCAAAATTCACGGCGCTGAGCTTATGACCTTTGCAGAGGCCATAGACAGGCATATAAAGGATGTTCAGCCTGCCGATATACCATCACTGATCAGAGGGTTTCTCCACAAGCCTGATAAGGCTGAGGCTACGGGCTACTATGAAAAAACACTCGCCAAGGTTCAGGAAAGTATAGACTACTGTGAAAGCGCCATGAAGAGATTCTACGACGGCTATTTGTTGTGTGTGGAATATAAGGAAAAAATCGCCGATCCCTATAAAGAGAGCGGAATTTACGACAGCGAAAAGGGATTTCCCCTCATCAAACAGACGGAATCGCTGAACTCCATATTCTCCGAAAGACAGTTCTTTTACATACTTATGCACTATGTGCAGGCCTACTACATCAGGGCTATGGTGGAGGTTCAGGGTATTCGGGCTAACCATGACAAGGCGGAGGATAAAAACAACGCAATCATGATTGTTATGAAGGATATGCTGGCTGTTATGGTGGAGCTGATTAAAAAGATGCTGAACATGCTTTATGTTCTTAAGGCTCTCCTTGAATCCAACCTGAAAAAGATGAAGGAAGAAAACGGGGAGGCATAA